Proteins from a genomic interval of Colletotrichum higginsianum IMI 349063 chromosome 6, whole genome shotgun sequence:
- a CDS encoding 60S ribosomal protein L30 — translation MAPVKKSKKDQNSINSKLALVIKSGKVTLGYKSTLKSLRTGKAKLILIAGNTPPLRKSELEYYAMLAKTPVHHFSGTNIEMGTALGKIFRCGTMAVLDAGDSDILSDQVA, via the exons ATGGCCCCCGtcaagaagagcaagaaggaCCA gaacTCCATCAACTCCAAGCTTGCCTTG GTCATCAAGTCTGGCAAGGTCACTCTTGGCTACAA GTCCACGCTGAAGTCTCTGCGCACCGGCAAGGCCAA GCTCATCCTCATCGCTGGCAacacccctcctcttcgcaAGTCCGAATTGGAGTACTACGCCATGTTGGCCAAGACGCCCGTCCACCACTTCAGCGGCACCAAC ATTGAGATGGGTACGGCTCTGGGAAAGATCTTCCGATGCGGCACCATGGcggtcctcgacgccggtgACTCTGACATCCTCAGCGACCAGGTCGCTTAA
- a CDS encoding Ribosomal protein L10.e, with amino-acid sequence MARRPARCYRYCKNKPYPKSRFNRGVPDPKIRIFDLGRKKATVDDFPLCIHMVSNEYEQLSSEALEAARICANKYFVKTAGKESFHLRVRAHPFHVVRINKMLSCAGADRLQTGMRGAWGKPNGTVARVNIGQIIMSVRTRDSNKAVALEALRRSQYKFPGRQKIIISKNWGFTPLRREEYLEKKAAGRVKVDGAYVQFLANHGSLEQNMKRFPDAFASEA; translated from the exons ATGGCCCGTCGTCCCGCTCGTTGCTACCGGTACTGCAAGAACAAG CCGTACCCCAAGTCCCGTTTCAACCGTGGTGTCCCCGACCCCAAGATCCGCATCTTCGATCTTGGCCGCAAGAAGGCTACCGTCGATGACTTCCCTCTCTGCATCCACATGGTCTCGAACGAGTACGAGCAGCTGAGCTCCGAGGCTCTTGAGGCCGCCCGCATTTGCGCCAACAAGTACTTCGTCAAGACCGCCGGAAAGGAGTCGTTCCACCTTCGCGTCCGCGCCCACCCCTTCCACGTCGTCCGTATCAACAAGATGTTGTCTTGCGCCGGTGCCGATAGACTTCAGACTGGTATGCGCGGTGCCTGGGGTAAGCCCAACGGCACTGTCGCCCGTGTCAACATTGGCCAGATCATCATGAGCGTCCGCACTCGTGACTCCA ACAAGGCCGTCGCTCTCGAGGCTCTTCGCCGCTCCCAGTACAAGTTCCCCGGTCGCCAGAAAATCATTATCTCCAAGAACTGGGGCTTCacccccctccgccgcgaGGAGtacctcgagaagaaggctgctggccgcgtcaaggtcgacggtGCTTACGTCCAGTTCCTTGCCAACCACGGCTCTCTCGAGCAAAACATGAAGCGCTTCCCCGATGCCTTTGCCTCTGAGGCTTAA